One Streptomyces sp. SAI-135 DNA segment encodes these proteins:
- a CDS encoding ATP-binding protein produces the protein MPEAAAAPLVEPRPPRKLYRSSDGRWLGGVARGLAGHLGLPVIWVRLVFVGLFMADGLGALLYAAFWFFVPLGVGGVGGQKPPALVTTETSPDGRRRLVARRPDKGQIVALLLMVVVAMVFVGNVNVGNGAKAYLWPAVLVGAGVALVWRQADNARRARWMEVGRRRRTLTLLRAAGGVLLVTAGVSGVFVLQGSAAHLGSVLQAALAVLVGITLLAGPYLVRMTQDLSEERLMRIRAQERAEVAAHVHDSVLHTLTLIQRNAENPNEVRRLARAQERDLRTWLYKPEGTGKDEADEPTDLADAVRRNAAEVEDKHGVPIEVVVVGDCPLDERTSAQMQAAREAMVNAAKYGGEGGAVQVYAEVEGRTVFVSVRDRGPGFDLDSIPADRMGVRESIIGRMERHGGTARLRAVPDGGTEVELEMERAEKTS, from the coding sequence ATGCCGGAAGCCGCAGCAGCGCCCCTCGTCGAACCGCGGCCGCCGCGCAAGCTCTACCGCAGCAGCGACGGACGCTGGCTGGGTGGTGTGGCGCGGGGGCTCGCCGGGCATCTCGGGCTGCCCGTGATCTGGGTGCGGCTCGTCTTCGTCGGGCTGTTCATGGCGGACGGGCTCGGCGCGTTGCTGTATGCCGCGTTCTGGTTCTTCGTGCCGCTCGGCGTCGGCGGGGTCGGCGGACAGAAACCCCCCGCCCTGGTCACCACCGAGACCTCACCGGACGGCCGCCGCAGACTGGTCGCCCGCCGCCCGGACAAGGGCCAGATCGTGGCCCTGCTCCTCATGGTCGTCGTGGCGATGGTCTTCGTCGGCAACGTCAACGTCGGCAACGGCGCCAAGGCCTACCTGTGGCCCGCCGTCCTGGTCGGCGCGGGTGTCGCCCTGGTCTGGCGCCAGGCGGACAACGCCCGCAGGGCCCGCTGGATGGAGGTCGGCCGCCGCCGGCGCACCCTGACACTGCTGCGTGCCGCGGGCGGTGTCCTCCTCGTCACCGCCGGCGTCTCCGGGGTCTTCGTCCTCCAGGGCTCCGCCGCCCACCTCGGTTCCGTCCTCCAGGCGGCCCTCGCGGTCCTCGTCGGGATAACGCTCCTCGCGGGTCCGTATCTCGTCCGCATGACCCAGGACCTCTCCGAGGAGCGCCTGATGCGCATCCGCGCCCAGGAGCGCGCGGAGGTCGCGGCCCACGTCCACGACTCGGTGCTGCACACCCTGACCCTGATCCAGCGCAACGCGGAGAACCCGAACGAGGTCCGCCGTCTCGCCCGCGCCCAGGAGCGCGACCTGCGCACCTGGCTGTACAAACCGGAGGGCACCGGCAAGGACGAGGCCGACGAACCCACCGACCTCGCCGACGCCGTGCGGCGCAACGCGGCCGAGGTCGAGGACAAGCACGGCGTCCCCATCGAGGTGGTGGTCGTCGGCGACTGCCCGCTCGACGAGAGAACCAGTGCGCAGATGCAGGCCGCGCGTGAGGCGATGGTCAACGCCGCCAAGTACGGTGGCGAGGGCGGCGCCGTACAGGTCTACGCCGAAGTCGAGGGCAGGACGGTCTTCGTGTCCGTCCGGGACCGCGGCCCCGGCTTCGACCTCGACTCGATACCCGCCGACCGGATGGGTGTCAGAGAATCGATCATCGGCCGCATGGAGCGCCATGGCGGCACGGCCCGGCTGCGCGCGGTGCCGGACGGCGGCACGGAGGTCGAGCTGGAGATGGAGAGGGCGGAGAAGACGTCATGA
- a CDS encoding response regulator transcription factor — translation MSDPTEANTANTDPVEPTPAGVAGERHVRVVLVDDHRMFRTGVQAEIGRTEETGVEVVGEAADVEQAVTVITATRPEVVLLDVHLPGGGGVEVLRRCAPLMADSEQPVRFLALSVSDAAEDVIGVIRGGARGYVTKTITGTDLVNSVFRVQEGDAVFSPRLAGFVLDAFASTDAPPVDEDLDRLTQREREVLRLIARGYAYKEIAKQLFISVKTVESHVSAVLRKLQLSNRHELTRWATARRLV, via the coding sequence ATGAGTGACCCCACCGAGGCGAACACGGCGAACACGGACCCCGTGGAGCCGACGCCGGCCGGCGTCGCGGGCGAGCGGCACGTGCGCGTGGTCCTCGTCGACGACCACCGCATGTTCCGTACGGGCGTCCAGGCCGAGATCGGCCGGACCGAGGAGACCGGTGTCGAGGTCGTCGGGGAGGCCGCGGACGTCGAGCAGGCCGTCACCGTCATCACCGCGACCCGCCCCGAGGTGGTCCTCCTCGACGTCCATCTTCCGGGTGGTGGCGGGGTCGAAGTCCTGCGCCGGTGCGCCCCGTTGATGGCCGACTCCGAGCAGCCCGTCCGCTTCCTCGCGCTGTCCGTCTCGGACGCGGCCGAGGACGTGATCGGAGTGATCCGGGGCGGTGCGCGCGGCTATGTGACCAAGACGATCACCGGCACGGACCTCGTCAACTCCGTCTTCCGCGTCCAGGAGGGCGACGCCGTCTTCTCGCCGCGGCTGGCCGGCTTCGTCCTGGACGCCTTCGCCTCCACCGACGCCCCGCCGGTCGACGAGGACCTCGACCGCCTCACCCAGCGCGAGCGCGAGGTGCTCAGGCTCATCGCCCGCGGTTACGCCTACAAGGAGATCGCCAAACAGCTGTTCATCTCGGTGAAGACGGTCGAGTCCCATGTCTCGGCGGTGCTCCGGAAGTTGCAGCTGTCCAACCGTCATGAGCTGACCCGGTGGGCGACGGCACGCCGGCTGGTCTGA
- a CDS encoding NlpC/P60 family protein has protein sequence MAAHRKPRRRSAGGHTVRTAATIALAGAATATGFDGIGHAEPQLTPEQVKAKVDRLYQEAEEATEKYNGAKERADAAETRLDVLRDEAARRTEQLNEARDALGSIAAAQYRGGGLDPAMQLALTDDPDRYLDSAEFVERAGTRQATSVATVRRQLREIEQLRGAAHVELAALKSRQAELKRHKKTITGKLGAARRLMSQLPAEERAVPGGDGERASRATPGAREALTAPGAATTDAPNSRAAAAISYAYSKLGSPYVWGATGPDAFDCSGLVQAAYRSAGISLPRTTYAQIDAGRRVSRSELLPGDLVFFYSGISHVGLYIGNGQMIHAPNPSAPVRVAPIDEMPFAGATRVV, from the coding sequence GTGGCAGCGCACCGCAAGCCCCGCAGGCGCTCGGCCGGCGGCCATACGGTCCGTACGGCAGCGACGATCGCCCTCGCGGGGGCCGCGACCGCGACGGGCTTCGACGGGATCGGACACGCCGAGCCGCAGCTCACACCGGAACAGGTCAAGGCGAAGGTGGACCGGCTGTACCAGGAGGCCGAGGAGGCCACCGAGAAGTACAACGGCGCGAAGGAGAGGGCGGACGCGGCCGAGACCCGGCTGGACGTCCTGCGGGACGAGGCGGCCCGCAGGACGGAGCAGCTCAACGAGGCACGGGACGCGCTGGGTTCGATCGCCGCGGCGCAGTACCGTGGCGGCGGACTCGACCCGGCGATGCAGCTCGCGCTGACCGACGACCCCGACCGGTACCTGGACAGCGCCGAGTTCGTCGAACGCGCCGGCACCCGCCAGGCCACCTCCGTGGCGACCGTACGCCGCCAGTTGCGGGAGATCGAGCAGCTGCGCGGGGCCGCGCACGTCGAGCTGGCCGCACTGAAGTCGCGCCAGGCGGAACTGAAGCGCCACAAGAAGACGATCACCGGCAAACTGGGCGCGGCCCGCCGGCTGATGTCCCAGCTGCCGGCCGAGGAACGAGCGGTGCCCGGGGGCGACGGCGAACGCGCCTCACGGGCCACGCCGGGCGCCCGCGAGGCACTGACGGCTCCGGGCGCCGCCACCACGGACGCCCCCAACTCCCGCGCCGCGGCCGCCATCTCCTACGCGTACAGCAAGCTCGGCAGCCCCTATGTCTGGGGCGCCACCGGCCCGGACGCCTTCGACTGCTCGGGCCTCGTCCAGGCCGCCTACCGCTCCGCGGGCATCTCCCTGCCCCGCACGACCTACGCCCAGATCGACGCCGGCCGGCGCGTCTCCCGCTCCGAACTCCTCCCCGGCGACCTGGTCTTCTTCTACTCGGGCATCAGCCACGTCGGCCTCTACATCGGCAACGGGCAGATGATCCACGCCCCGAACCCGTCGGCGCCGGTGCGGGTGGCACCCATCGACGAGATGCCGTTCGCGGGCGCGACGCGCGTGGTGTGA
- a CDS encoding tellurite resistance/C4-dicarboxylate transporter family protein → MSGTSPHSPLRLWWTQRPPAAGAAVMATGIISVGLHLSGHETLSRVTLVLACAAWLGLAAEFVSRLLRERARWVADAGTPGALTAVAATTVLGTGLSVLGRQTLAEALLALSALLWPPLIVLVVGHWKRRMPGGVFLCCVATQGLAVLGATLAAAESAAWLAHTALVLFWLGLVLYGVALFHFDLRQVLRGPGDQWIAGGALAISALAGSKLIAADSARLYLWNDDDLGVLRAVTVALLVLDLAWYAVLLAAECVRPRLRYDVRRWATVFPMGMTAAATLSVAAAVDIPWLRTPGEVLLWISVAAWLAVAAGAVDSARAALRSTAPR, encoded by the coding sequence ATGTCCGGTACCTCCCCGCACTCCCCCCTGCGCCTCTGGTGGACGCAGCGCCCGCCCGCGGCCGGGGCCGCCGTCATGGCGACCGGCATCATCTCGGTCGGGCTCCATCTCAGCGGTCACGAGACGCTGTCCCGGGTCACCCTGGTGCTCGCTTGCGCGGCCTGGCTCGGGCTGGCCGCCGAGTTCGTCTCACGACTGCTGCGGGAGCGCGCGCGATGGGTCGCCGACGCCGGGACACCGGGCGCCCTGACGGCCGTGGCCGCGACCACCGTCCTCGGTACCGGTCTGTCCGTGCTGGGCCGGCAGACCCTCGCCGAGGCCCTGCTGGCGCTGTCCGCGCTGCTGTGGCCGCCGCTGATCGTGCTCGTCGTGGGGCACTGGAAGCGGCGGATGCCCGGCGGGGTGTTCCTCTGCTGCGTGGCCACCCAGGGCCTCGCGGTCCTCGGCGCCACGCTCGCCGCGGCGGAGTCGGCGGCCTGGCTCGCGCACACGGCCCTCGTGCTGTTCTGGCTCGGCCTGGTCCTGTACGGCGTCGCGCTGTTCCACTTCGACCTGCGCCAGGTGCTCCGGGGGCCGGGCGACCAGTGGATCGCGGGCGGCGCGCTCGCCATCTCCGCGCTGGCCGGCTCGAAGCTCATCGCCGCCGACAGCGCACGCCTGTACCTGTGGAACGACGACGACCTCGGCGTCCTGCGCGCGGTGACCGTCGCCCTGCTGGTGCTCGACCTGGCCTGGTACGCCGTCCTGCTGGCGGCCGAGTGCGTACGGCCCCGCCTTCGCTACGACGTGCGCCGCTGGGCCACCGTGTTCCCCATGGGGATGACGGCGGCCGCGACCCTGTCCGTCGCCGCCGCCGTGGACATCCCGTGGCTGAGGACACCCGGCGAGGTACTGCTGTGGATCTCCGTGGCGGCCTGGCTGGCCGTCGCGGCGGGCGCGGTCGACTCCGCCCGTGCCGCCCTCAGGTCCACAGCACCGCGATGA
- a CDS encoding NlpC/P60 family protein: MASHRKSRPVGTRVAGIRTPALATAALTSVALLSQSANAAPADDRPSLEEVEKKVDALYRQAESATDNYNAAKEKTAKQRKQVDTLLEDVAQRTQKLNEAREELGSFAAAQYRTGAAAPDTATFLLADTPQDYFDQTQLMGRLTNRQKGAVDDYVSEQSATMKKRQEASQSLQTLTETQSDLKTAKATVQKKLADARALLSELTAQEKARLAAIEKQKQEEAARRAAELAQQQAAAEKAAQQAAQETAAPQESTPTATDSSYATKAAKALAFARAQIGKPYVWGATGPDSYDCSGLTQAAWKAAGVDLPRVTYDQVNAGTTVSLSDAQPGDLVFFYDDISHVGLYIGNGMMIHAPKPGAYVREESIYYDGESAIHSVVRPA; encoded by the coding sequence TTGGCGTCGCACCGCAAGTCGCGTCCCGTCGGTACGCGCGTCGCAGGCATACGGACCCCGGCCCTCGCGACGGCCGCCCTCACCTCCGTGGCCCTGCTCTCCCAGTCGGCGAACGCCGCACCGGCCGACGACCGGCCGAGTCTCGAAGAGGTCGAGAAGAAGGTCGACGCCCTCTACCGCCAGGCCGAGTCCGCGACCGACAACTACAACGCGGCCAAGGAGAAGACGGCAAAGCAGCGCAAGCAGGTCGACACGCTCCTCGAGGACGTCGCCCAGCGCACCCAGAAGCTCAACGAGGCCCGGGAGGAACTCGGTTCCTTCGCCGCGGCCCAGTACCGCACCGGCGCCGCCGCACCCGACACGGCGACCTTCCTGCTCGCCGACACCCCGCAGGACTACTTCGACCAGACGCAGCTGATGGGCCGCTTGACGAACCGTCAGAAGGGCGCGGTCGACGACTACGTCTCCGAGCAGTCCGCGACGATGAAGAAGCGCCAGGAGGCCTCCCAGAGCCTTCAGACGCTCACCGAGACGCAGAGCGACCTGAAGACGGCCAAGGCGACCGTCCAGAAGAAGCTCGCCGACGCGCGCGCACTGCTGTCGGAGCTGACCGCCCAGGAGAAGGCGCGTCTGGCGGCGATCGAGAAGCAGAAGCAGGAGGAGGCGGCCCGCAGGGCGGCGGAGCTGGCGCAGCAGCAGGCGGCGGCGGAGAAGGCCGCACAGCAGGCCGCGCAGGAGACCGCCGCCCCGCAGGAGAGCACGCCGACGGCGACCGACTCCTCGTACGCCACCAAGGCCGCCAAGGCCCTCGCCTTCGCCCGCGCGCAGATCGGCAAGCCGTACGTCTGGGGCGCCACCGGCCCCGACTCCTACGACTGCTCAGGGCTCACCCAGGCCGCCTGGAAGGCCGCCGGCGTCGACCTCCCGCGCGTCACCTACGACCAGGTCAACGCCGGCACCACGGTCTCCCTGTCCGACGCCCAGCCCGGTGACCTGGTCTTCTTCTACGACGACATCAGCCATGTCGGCCTCTACATCGGCAACGGCATGATGATCCACGCCCCCAAGCCGGGCGCGTACGTCCGCGAGGAGTCGATCTACTACGACGGCGAGTCGGCGATCCACAGCGTGGTGCGCCCCGCCTGA
- the pcrA gene encoding DNA helicase PcrA, translating into MSSLFDDSFLADLQPPRGHGEEPPPPPEDEHGPEQVPDDLFGGKFDVPPDRDAYYRDGAPRPVVDPAALLEGLNENQRAAVVHSGTPLLIVAGAGSGKTRVLTHRIAHLLGERQVHPGQILAITFTNKAAGEMKERVEQLVGPRANAMWVMTFHSACVRILRRESKKLGFTSSFSIYDAADSKRLMALVCRDLDLDPKRYPPKSFSAKISNLKNELIDEEDFAAQAGDGFEKTLAQAYAMYQSRLREANALDFDDLIMTTVNLLRAFPDVSEHYRRRFRHVLVDEYQDTNHAQYALVRELVGTSEHPVDVPPSEHDLPPAELCVVGDADQSIYAFRGATIRNILQFEEDYPDATTILLEQNYRSTQTILTAANAVIERNESRRPKNLWTNAGAGARITGYVADTEHDEAQFVADEIDRLTDAGEAKAGDVAVFYRTNAQSRVFEEVFIRVGLPYKVVGGVRFYERKEVRDVLAYLRVLANPEDSVPLRRILNVPKRGIGDRAEAMIDALSQREKISFPQALKRVDEAYGMAARSTNAVKRFNVLMEELRTIVESGAGPATVLEAVLERTGYLAELQASTDPQDETRIENLQELAAVALEFEQESGEGEEPGSLSDFLERVALVADSDQIPDEDEDGSGVITLMTLHTAKGLEFPVVFLTGMEDGVFPHMRALGQTKELEEERRLAYVGITRARERLYLTRSSLRSAWGQPSYNPPSRFLEEIPAQHVDWKRTGASAAPAGPVSAVAASLSSSRSRSSASGASGFATRRTSEKPVVSLAVGDRVTHDQFGLGTVVGVKGTGANAEATIDFGEAKPKRLLLRYAPVEKL; encoded by the coding sequence ATGAGCAGCCTCTTTGACGACAGCTTCCTGGCGGACCTCCAGCCCCCTCGCGGGCACGGGGAGGAGCCCCCGCCGCCGCCCGAGGACGAGCACGGACCGGAGCAGGTTCCGGACGACCTGTTCGGTGGGAAGTTCGACGTGCCCCCGGACCGTGACGCCTACTACCGCGACGGCGCCCCGCGCCCCGTGGTGGACCCGGCCGCGCTCCTGGAGGGGCTGAACGAGAACCAGCGCGCGGCCGTCGTGCACTCCGGCACCCCGCTGCTCATCGTGGCCGGCGCCGGCTCCGGCAAGACCCGGGTGCTCACCCACCGCATCGCCCACCTGCTCGGCGAGCGCCAGGTCCACCCCGGCCAGATCCTCGCGATCACCTTCACCAACAAGGCCGCGGGCGAGATGAAGGAGCGCGTCGAGCAGCTCGTGGGCCCGCGCGCGAACGCGATGTGGGTCATGACCTTCCACAGCGCCTGCGTGCGGATCCTGCGCCGGGAGTCGAAGAAGCTCGGGTTCACCTCGTCCTTCTCGATCTACGACGCCGCCGACTCCAAGCGGCTCATGGCCCTGGTCTGCCGCGACCTGGACCTCGACCCCAAGCGGTACCCGCCGAAGTCCTTCAGCGCCAAGATCAGCAACCTGAAGAACGAGCTGATCGACGAGGAGGACTTCGCCGCCCAGGCCGGCGACGGCTTCGAGAAGACCCTCGCCCAGGCGTACGCCATGTACCAGTCACGCCTCCGCGAGGCGAACGCCCTCGACTTCGACGACCTGATCATGACGACGGTCAATCTGCTCCGGGCGTTCCCCGATGTCTCCGAGCACTACCGCCGCCGCTTCCGGCATGTCCTCGTCGACGAGTACCAGGACACCAACCACGCGCAGTACGCGCTGGTCAGGGAGCTGGTCGGCACCTCGGAGCACCCGGTCGACGTACCGCCGAGCGAGCACGACCTGCCGCCCGCCGAGCTCTGTGTCGTCGGTGACGCCGACCAGTCGATCTACGCCTTCCGCGGCGCGACCATCCGCAACATCCTCCAGTTCGAGGAGGACTACCCCGACGCGACGACGATCCTCCTGGAACAGAACTACCGCTCCACCCAGACGATCCTCACCGCCGCCAACGCCGTCATCGAGCGCAACGAGTCCCGCCGCCCCAAGAACCTGTGGACCAACGCGGGCGCGGGCGCGCGCATCACCGGCTACGTCGCCGACACCGAGCACGACGAGGCGCAGTTCGTCGCCGACGAGATAGACCGCCTCACGGACGCGGGGGAGGCGAAGGCCGGAGACGTCGCCGTCTTCTACCGCACCAACGCGCAGTCCCGTGTCTTCGAAGAGGTCTTCATCCGCGTCGGCCTGCCCTACAAGGTCGTCGGCGGCGTCCGCTTCTACGAGCGCAAGGAGGTCCGGGACGTCCTGGCCTACCTGCGCGTCCTCGCCAACCCCGAGGACTCCGTGCCGCTGCGCCGGATCCTCAACGTCCCCAAGCGGGGCATCGGCGACCGTGCCGAGGCGATGATCGACGCCCTGTCCCAGCGCGAGAAGATCAGCTTCCCGCAGGCGCTCAAGCGCGTCGACGAGGCGTACGGCATGGCCGCGCGCTCCACCAACGCCGTGAAGCGGTTCAACGTCCTGATGGAGGAGCTCCGTACGATCGTCGAGTCCGGCGCGGGCCCCGCGACCGTGCTGGAGGCGGTCCTCGAACGGACCGGCTACCTCGCCGAGTTGCAGGCATCCACCGACCCCCAGGACGAGACCCGCATCGAGAACCTCCAGGAACTCGCCGCCGTGGCCCTGGAGTTCGAGCAGGAGTCCGGCGAGGGCGAGGAGCCGGGTTCGCTCTCCGACTTCCTGGAGCGGGTCGCGCTCGTCGCCGACTCCGACCAGATCCCCGACGAGGACGAGGACGGCTCCGGCGTCATCACCCTGATGACCCTGCACACCGCCAAGGGCCTGGAGTTCCCGGTCGTCTTCCTCACCGGCATGGAGGACGGCGTCTTCCCGCACATGCGCGCCCTCGGCCAGACCAAGGAGCTGGAGGAGGAGCGGCGGCTGGCCTACGTCGGCATCACGCGCGCGCGTGAGCGGCTGTATCTGACCCGGTCCTCGCTGCGCAGCGCGTGGGGGCAGCCGTCGTACAACCCGCCCTCCCGCTTCCTGGAGGAGATCCCGGCGCAGCACGTCGACTGGAAGCGCACGGGCGCGTCCGCCGCTCCCGCGGGACCGGTCTCGGCGGTCGCCGCCTCGCTGTCGTCGTCCCGTTCGCGTTCCTCGGCGTCGGGCGCGTCCGGCTTCGCGACGCGCAGGACCTCCGAGAAGCCGGTGGTGTCCCTGGCCGTCGGCGACCGGGTCACCCACGACCAGTTCGGTCTCGGCACGGTGGTCGGGGTGAAGGGCACGGGCGCGAACGCCGAGGCGACGATCGACTTCGGGGAGGCGAAGCCGAAGCGGCTGCTGCTGCGGTACGCGCCGGTGGAGAAGCTGTAG
- a CDS encoding M23 family metallopeptidase: protein MTTPAPASDADSSHYASYGTQEAQYGDFTTYGGYDATGFSTAGTPDGGAHTTGTFETDPLFGNMPGDATGSYDASTWTTGGHQTLNYDMYAAQHHAAYDTGAYDTAQWGADHQQLAAIPPQGGSVDHSGQWDASSWHQPDVSAVPADQTQQWEWGTQSFDTGAYDATQWNSDGTAADQQQTATFEQARYDESQAYDETHAYDESHAYGEANPYGDAYAEHTSHDGELHADPDTSATTATGEMPAVHDAEAPLLDDQEEPPQAPAPAPGSRVAARNANRSRRRMPAKRSALLTIAVPSACVMGVAGIAAASVGTLTGDDKDTSTTLADTSAVKPSVANNKLDTQLESLSAGADDFADRASRTQERIDLKAQQVAEKKKAAEEAARKERLRPKFALPVAQRGLSAYYGQSGVNWMSVHTGIDFPVSYGTTVMAATDGTVRTQWNSAYGNMMVVTAKDGTETWYCHLSSYRVASGTTVKAGDPIAYSGNSGNSTGPHLHFEVHPAGGSAIDPLPWLRSHGLDPT, encoded by the coding sequence ATGACCACCCCGGCTCCGGCTTCCGACGCCGACTCGTCGCACTACGCGTCGTACGGCACCCAGGAAGCCCAGTACGGCGACTTCACCACGTACGGCGGCTACGACGCCACCGGTTTCAGCACCGCGGGTACCCCGGACGGCGGTGCGCACACCACCGGCACCTTCGAGACCGACCCGCTCTTCGGCAACATGCCGGGCGACGCGACCGGTTCGTACGACGCCTCGACGTGGACCACCGGCGGTCACCAGACCCTGAACTACGACATGTACGCGGCGCAGCACCACGCCGCCTACGACACCGGCGCGTACGACACCGCGCAGTGGGGCGCCGACCACCAGCAGCTCGCCGCGATCCCGCCGCAGGGCGGCAGCGTCGACCACTCCGGGCAGTGGGACGCGAGCTCCTGGCACCAGCCGGACGTGTCCGCGGTCCCGGCCGACCAGACCCAGCAGTGGGAATGGGGCACCCAGAGCTTCGACACCGGGGCGTACGACGCCACGCAGTGGAACTCCGACGGCACGGCGGCCGACCAGCAGCAGACGGCCACCTTCGAGCAGGCCAGGTACGACGAGAGCCAGGCGTACGACGAAACCCACGCCTACGACGAGAGCCACGCGTACGGCGAGGCGAATCCTTACGGCGACGCCTACGCGGAGCACACCTCGCACGACGGCGAGTTGCACGCCGACCCGGACACCTCCGCCACCACGGCCACCGGCGAGATGCCCGCCGTCCACGACGCCGAAGCCCCGCTCCTGGACGACCAGGAGGAGCCGCCTCAGGCGCCGGCGCCCGCCCCCGGCTCCCGCGTCGCCGCGCGCAACGCCAACCGCTCCCGCCGCCGTATGCCCGCCAAGCGCTCCGCGCTGCTGACGATCGCCGTGCCCTCGGCGTGCGTCATGGGGGTCGCCGGGATCGCCGCCGCCTCGGTCGGCACGTTGACCGGCGACGACAAGGACACCTCGACGACCCTCGCGGACACCAGCGCCGTCAAGCCGTCCGTCGCGAACAACAAGCTGGACACCCAGCTCGAGAGCCTCTCGGCCGGTGCCGACGACTTCGCCGACCGGGCCAGCCGTACGCAGGAACGCATCGACCTCAAGGCCCAGCAGGTGGCCGAGAAGAAGAAGGCGGCGGAGGAGGCGGCCCGCAAGGAGCGGCTGCGCCCGAAGTTCGCGCTTCCGGTCGCGCAGCGCGGGCTCAGCGCCTACTACGGCCAGTCCGGCGTCAACTGGATGTCCGTCCACACCGGCATCGACTTCCCGGTGTCGTACGGCACGACGGTGATGGCCGCGACCGACGGCACCGTGCGGACGCAGTGGAACAGCGCGTACGGCAACATGATGGTCGTGACGGCGAAGGACGGCACGGAGACGTGGTACTGCCACCTCTCCAGCTACCGCGTCGCCTCCGGTACGACGGTCAAGGCCGGCGACCCCATCGCCTACTCGGGCAACTCCGGGAACTCGACCGGACCCCACCTGCACTTCGAGGTGCACCCGGCGGGCGGTTCGGCGATAGACCCGCTGCCGTGGCTGCGCAGCCACGGGCTGGACCCGACGTAA
- a CDS encoding alpha/beta fold hydrolase codes for MKVTKAALPLLPLCQRLLPGRLAGLSLALLKATALEIAILAGHLLLYPSGITQERRFPVSPLPAAEDGASQLPTEAKPPVVLLHGFIDNRSVFVLLRRSLAQHGRQQIESLNYSPLTCDIRAAAELLGRHIEGICERTGSERVDVVGHSLGGLIARYYVQRLGGDARVRTLVTLGTPHSGTRVVPLANAHPIVRQMRPGSELLEELTRPAPGCRTHFVSFWSDLDHLMDPLETACIDHEDLLAENVRVSGIGHLALPVHPAVATGIRQVLDTARPGEETAGRAGGLTVA; via the coding sequence ATGAAGGTCACCAAGGCGGCGCTGCCCCTTCTCCCGCTCTGCCAGCGTCTGCTTCCCGGCAGGCTGGCGGGACTCTCCCTGGCTCTCCTGAAGGCGACCGCGCTCGAGATCGCGATCCTCGCGGGACATCTCCTCCTGTACCCGTCCGGCATCACCCAGGAGCGCCGCTTCCCCGTGTCCCCGCTCCCCGCGGCAGAGGACGGCGCCTCGCAGCTGCCGACCGAGGCCAAGCCGCCGGTGGTTCTCCTGCACGGCTTCATCGACAACCGCTCGGTCTTCGTCCTCCTGCGCCGCAGTCTCGCCCAGCACGGCAGGCAGCAGATCGAGTCGCTCAACTACTCCCCGCTGACCTGTGACATCCGGGCCGCGGCGGAGCTGCTGGGCCGCCACATAGAGGGAATCTGCGAGCGCACGGGCAGCGAGCGGGTCGATGTCGTCGGGCACAGCCTCGGCGGCCTGATCGCGCGGTACTACGTGCAGCGCCTCGGCGGCGACGCCCGGGTCCGCACGCTGGTGACGCTCGGCACCCCGCACTCCGGCACCCGGGTGGTGCCGCTGGCCAACGCACACCCGATCGTGCGCCAGATGCGCCCCGGCTCGGAGTTGCTCGAGGAGCTCACTCGGCCGGCCCCGGGCTGCCGTACGCACTTCGTCAGCTTCTGGAGCGACCTCGACCACCTGATGGACCCCCTGGAGACCGCCTGCATCGACCACGAGGACCTGCTGGCGGAGAACGTCCGGGTGAGCGGGATCGGACATCTCGCCCTGCCGGTGCATCCCGCCGTGGCGACCGGCATACGCCAGGTGCTCGACACCGCACGGCCCGGGGAGGAGACGGCCGGCCGCGCGGGCGGACTGACCGTGGCGTAA
- a CDS encoding cobalamin B12-binding domain-containing protein, whose product MGVTAGPIRVVVAKPGLDGHDRGAKVIARALRDAGMEVIYTGLHQTPEQIVDTAIQEDADAIGLSILSGAHNTLFAAVIDLLREREAEDILVFGGGIIPEADIPPLKEKGVAEIFTPGATTQSIVDWVRENVRQPAGA is encoded by the coding sequence ATGGGTGTGACAGCCGGTCCGATCCGCGTGGTGGTGGCCAAGCCGGGGCTCGACGGTCATGACCGTGGCGCCAAGGTGATCGCGAGGGCGCTGCGTGACGCGGGCATGGAGGTCATCTACACCGGCCTCCACCAGACTCCCGAGCAGATCGTCGACACGGCGATCCAGGAGGACGCCGACGCGATCGGGCTCTCCATCCTCTCCGGCGCCCACAACACGTTGTTCGCCGCGGTGATCGACCTGCTCAGGGAGCGGGAGGCCGAGGACATCCTGGTGTTCGGCGGCGGGATCATCCCCGAGGCGGACATTCCCCCGCTGAAGGAGAAGGGGGTCGCGGAGATCTTCACGCCGGGGGCGACGACCCAGTCGATCGTGGACTGGGTCCGGGAGAACGTACGGCAGCCTGCGGGGGCGTAG